In Reichenbachiella agarivorans, one genomic interval encodes:
- a CDS encoding type III pantothenate kinase — protein MNLVAIDIGNTRIKIGVFIEDVLSTTLQANTLHEVQTMLNEIRPERVITCSVSTPVSEQRSYLSDYNVLYLTPDTPVPVHNRYESKMTLGLDRLAAVVGAESLGFEQDVLVIDVGTCITYDLLDRQKNYHGGSISPGIELRFKSMNDYTKNLPLITDYQEANLVGKSTREALISGVICGIAAEIQGMIGLFRGSWPDLKVIMCGGGANRFESKLKESIFASPELVLVGLKRILEYNEDKK, from the coding sequence ATGAATCTCGTCGCAATAGATATTGGCAATACAAGGATTAAAATTGGGGTCTTCATTGAGGACGTCTTGTCTACAACGCTACAAGCAAATACGCTGCATGAAGTCCAAACTATGCTGAATGAAATAAGACCTGAAAGGGTCATCACATGCAGTGTATCCACGCCCGTGTCAGAACAGCGATCGTATCTGTCAGATTACAATGTATTGTATCTGACACCTGACACTCCAGTACCTGTTCATAATAGGTATGAGTCCAAGATGACATTGGGCTTAGATCGTTTGGCAGCAGTGGTGGGGGCTGAGAGTTTGGGATTTGAGCAAGATGTGTTGGTCATAGATGTGGGAACTTGTATCACCTATGACCTATTGGACAGACAAAAAAATTACCACGGCGGCAGCATCTCTCCAGGCATCGAATTGCGATTCAAATCCATGAATGATTACACAAAGAATCTACCATTGATTACAGACTACCAAGAGGCAAATCTGGTGGGCAAGTCTACTCGAGAGGCACTGATTAGTGGCGTGATCTGCGGAATTGCAGCAGAAATCCAAGGAATGATTGGTCTCTTTAGAGGCAGTTGGCCTGATTTAAAGGTGATTATGTGTGGAGGTGGAGCAAATCGCTTTGAATCTAAATTAAAAGAATCCATCTTTGCATCCCCTGAATTGGTGCTGGTCGGACTGAAAAGGATTTTGGAGTACAATGAGGATAAAAAATAA